The proteins below come from a single Miscanthus floridulus cultivar M001 chromosome 1, ASM1932011v1, whole genome shotgun sequence genomic window:
- the LOC136461740 gene encoding uncharacterized protein isoform X2 codes for MAAPFFSTPFQPYVYQSQQGSVTAFQISGGDVQVLQVMLKSQEKLTAKPGTMCYMSGNMQMDNNYLPENDGGVWQWIFGKSVSSTVFFNSGSDDGYVGIAAPFPGRILPVDLANFGGELLCQADAFLCSVNDVSVSSTVEPRPRNIEIGAEVILKQKLRGQGMAFLVGGGSVMQKILAPREVITVDAACIVAMTTTINFQLKNPNQLRRAVFGVLFSFRVCHSIDSHSASPVDQWRAQV; via the exons atggccgcgcccTTCTTTTCCACTCCCTTCCAGCCCTACGTCTACCAG AGCCAGCAAGGATCTGTGACAGCGTTTCAGATATCCGGTGGAGATGTGCAGGTCCTGCAG GTGATGCTGAAGTCTCAGGAGAAGCTGACTGCAAAACCCG GTACAATGTGCTACATGTCTGGGAACATGCAGATGGACAACAATTACTTGCCTGAAAATGATGGAGGCGTGTGGCAGTGGATTTTTGGGAAAAGTGTAAGCAGCACCGTTTTCTTTAATTCTGGATCTGATGATGGATATGTTGGGATTGCTGCACCATTTCCTGGGAGGATACTGCCG GTAGATCTAGCAAACTTTGGTGGAGAACTTCTTTGCCAG GCAGATGCTTTTCTATGTTCGGTCAATGATGTGTCAGTCTCTAGTACAGTTGAGCCAAGACCACGGAATATTGAGATTGGTGCAGAG GTGATCCTTAAACAAAAACTTAGGGGCCAGGGGATGGCTTTTCTTGTTGGCGGTGGATCAG TCATGCAGAAAATCCTTGCTCCCCGAGAGGTTATTACTGTTGATGCTGCTTGTATTGTGGCTATGACAACCACCATTAACTTCCAGTTGAAGAACCCTAACCAGCTTAGAAGAGCAGTCTTTGGG GTGTTGTTTTCATTCAGAGTCTGCCATTCCATCGACTCTCACAGCGCATCGCCAG TAGATCAGTGGCGGGCCCAAGTTTGA
- the LOC136461740 gene encoding uncharacterized protein isoform X1, with product MAAPFFSTPFQPYVYQSQQGSVTAFQISGGDVQVLQVMLKSQEKLTAKPGTMCYMSGNMQMDNNYLPENDGGVWQWIFGKSVSSTVFFNSGSDDGYVGIAAPFPGRILPVDLANFGGELLCQADAFLCSVNDVSVSSTVEPRPRNIEIGAEVILKQKLRGQGMAFLVGGGSVMQKILAPREVITVDAACIVAMTTTINFQLKNPNQLRRAVFGGDNQLTTSLTGPGVVFIQSLPFHRLSQRIASRSVAGPSLRDNPKFFIQIVMFFFLAYVMIVSSIILTDV from the exons atggccgcgcccTTCTTTTCCACTCCCTTCCAGCCCTACGTCTACCAG AGCCAGCAAGGATCTGTGACAGCGTTTCAGATATCCGGTGGAGATGTGCAGGTCCTGCAG GTGATGCTGAAGTCTCAGGAGAAGCTGACTGCAAAACCCG GTACAATGTGCTACATGTCTGGGAACATGCAGATGGACAACAATTACTTGCCTGAAAATGATGGAGGCGTGTGGCAGTGGATTTTTGGGAAAAGTGTAAGCAGCACCGTTTTCTTTAATTCTGGATCTGATGATGGATATGTTGGGATTGCTGCACCATTTCCTGGGAGGATACTGCCG GTAGATCTAGCAAACTTTGGTGGAGAACTTCTTTGCCAG GCAGATGCTTTTCTATGTTCGGTCAATGATGTGTCAGTCTCTAGTACAGTTGAGCCAAGACCACGGAATATTGAGATTGGTGCAGAG GTGATCCTTAAACAAAAACTTAGGGGCCAGGGGATGGCTTTTCTTGTTGGCGGTGGATCAG TCATGCAGAAAATCCTTGCTCCCCGAGAGGTTATTACTGTTGATGCTGCTTGTATTGTGGCTATGACAACCACCATTAACTTCCAGTTGAAGAACCCTAACCAGCTTAGAAGAGCAGTCTTTGGG GGTGATAACCAGCTAACAACATCTCTCACGGGACCAGGTGTTGTTTTCATTCAGAGTCTGCCATTCCATCGACTCTCACAGCGCATCGCCAG TAGATCAGTGGCGGGCCCAAGTTTGAGGGACAACCCAAAGTTCTTCATCCAGATTGTCATGttcttcttcctggcctatgtcATGATTGTATCATCCATAATTCTGACAGATGTTTAG